The Coprobacter tertius DNA segment ATTTACGGGGCAAGAGGCGCCAATGGAGTTGTTATAATCACTACAAAAAAAGGAAAAATCGGTAAACCGGTTATTACCTACAATGGCAGTGTTTCTTTAGAACGGCTCAACAATAAACTCGATTTGATGGACGCATATGAATTCGTCAGATTACAGGAAGAATTGTATTCGCCTTCCGAAATGCTTGAAAAATATTTTAGTGAAGGACGCACGCTTGAAAGCTATCGCAACATACCCGATCAGTACGACTGGCAGGATGAAGTTTTCCGTACCGCTATATCTACCAATCACTATCTGTCGATATCGGGTGGTACGGCTGATACGCGTTATAATAGTTCTTTATCTTATGTAAATCAGAACGGGATTATTATTAATTCGGCATATACGCGTTTCCAGGGACGGTTCAGCCTCGACCAAAGGATAAATTCTAAACTTAAAATAAACCTTAATGCCAATTACTCGAGAGGTATAACCAGTGGATCGTCACCCTCGGCAGCATCGAGCAGCGCAAGCAGCAGCTTTATGTATAGCGTTTGGGGATATCGTCCGGTGACCTATGACGGAACCGATTTGCGTACTGCTTTATGGGACCCCGATGTAAATACGGCCAACGATTATAGGTTTAACCCGATTCTCTCGGTCAGGAACGAATACCGAAAAAATACCCAGGATGATTTGGTAGGAAATGCTTTTGCCGAATATACGTTTATAAAAGGATTAAAGTTAAAGGTTTCGGGAGGTTATCGGTTGAAAAAACGACTGAATGAAGCTTTCAACGGGTCGAAGACCCGGTACGGAAATGCCAGCCGATCTGAAGGGGTAAACGCTTCGGTACGTAATTATGACGATCATGGCTGGCTGAATGAAAATGTATTGAGCTATTCGAAATATATCAATAAAAAGCATAATATTTCTGCGTTGGCTGGTATGACTTTTCAAGGGAATTATTCGAACATGTTCCGTAGCGATGTACAGCAAATCGCTCACGAATCTTTAGGAATGGCCGGAATGGACTCGGGGTTGCCCAAACTAATCGAGTCATCTATCGGAGAAAACAAATTGATGTCTTATCTGGCCCGTTTTAACTATGCGTTCGAATCGAAATATTACCTTACGGCTTCTTTCCGTGCCGACGGTTCGTCGAAGTTTTCTCCCAAAAACCGGTGGGGATATTTCCCATCGGCGTCGGTCGCTTGGAATTTCGATAAAGAAAATTTTTTAAAAGGCATTGATTGGCTCAACAACGGCAAATTGCGTCTTAGCTGGGGACAAACGGGTAATAATCGCGTAAGTGATTATGCCTATATGGGAAGTATTACGCCGAGTATGACTTATGAATATCCTTTTGGAGAAACTTATTATCCGGGCTTTCGGCTGACGGCTATTGAGAATCCCAATCTGAAATGGGAAACTACCGATCAGACCAATTTGGGTATCGATCTGAGTTTTCTCGGAGAACGTATTAATTTTACGGCCGATCTTTATCATAAACTCACCCGTAATCTTTTACTGTATGCCGATCTTCCTTATACTACAGGCTTCTCTAAAGCATATCTGAATATCGGTAAAATGGCCAACCGGGGTATAGAACTTACTTTGGAGACAGTAAATATAAAAAACCGGGATTTTACATGGACATCTAATTTCAATATCTCTTTTAACCGGAGTGAAGTAAAAGAACTCTCCGGAAACCAGGAAACATTATTGAGTACGGTTACCTTCGATAACGCCTATAAAACGCCATCGTATATCGCCAAAGTAGGTAAACCTCTCGGCCTGATGTACGGATATATTTATGAAGGCACTTATAAACCGGAAGATTTTGAAAACGGGGTACTGAAATCGGATATCCCGACCAACGGGAGTGAAAGGAATATGATACACCCCGGCGATGCCCGTTATAAAGATATCAATGGCGATAATAAGGTAGACGAAAAAGACCAGACGATTATCGGACGTGGCGAACCGATACATGTTGGCGGTTTTACCAATAATTTTACTTATAAGAACTTCGATCTGAATATATTTTTCACCTGGTCGTATGGTAATGATATACTTAATGCGAACCGATTGATTTTTGAAAATAGTCTGACCAAAAAAGAAACTAATATGTTTGCTTCTTATGCCGACCGTTGGACTCCGCAGAACCCGCAGAGCAATATTCCCCGGGCAGGAGATAACAGCCCGAGAGTATTTTCTTCGCGAGTAATCGAAGACGGTTCGTATTTGAGATTGAAGTCGGTAGCTTTGGGCTATACCTTACCCCGTAAAATAGCGAGACGATGTTCTCTCGAATCGGCGCGAATTTTTATTACAGGGGAAAATTTATGGACTTGGACTTCCTATACGGGCTACGACCCCGAAGTATCGGTTCGGAATTCCGCCCTGACTCCCGGTTTCGACTTTTCGGCCTATCCGAGAGCCTACAATTTTTCTTTAGGTGTTAACCTCAGTTTCTAAATCAATCAAATCGAAATCACAATGAAGATTATAAATTATATATTATTATCGATACTTCTGATGACGGGAGTATCCTGTAATTTTCTCGATACGGAACCGAATGATTTTATTCGGCCACAGGATTTTTATAAAGACAGTAACGATGCTTTATTAGCCCTTACGGGTATATACAGTACGCTGGGTAGTCAGAATTTATACGGTGGGGCGTATATGCAATTGTTTGGTACCGATGATCTTACCTATTATGATCGTAATACGCTACCTATTAATGTCCCCAATAATAATTTTGACGCCGGCAATAACGAAGTTGCCAATGTGTGGGCTCAGTTATATACCGGGATCAATAACGCGAATATATTTCTCGAACGTATCGAAAAAACATCGATGGATGCCGGAACAAAGAAAACCTATATCGGTGAAGCGACTTTTTTAAGAGCTTATTTTTATTTCTTGCTCGCACAAAGTTGGGGCGACGTACCTTTAATAACACGAGCACAATATGATGAAAATAATCTTATCCGGGATTGTGCCGCTACTAAACAAGCATCGGTATTGGCATGGGTGACCTCAGAAATGGAAAAGGCAGAACCTATGGTGGCCGAAATCGAAGCGGTCGAAGGAGGGCATGTAAATAAATCAGCCGTTCGGGGCATATTGGCACGGGTTTATCTGAAAAGAGCCGGCTGGCCGGTTAACGAAGGGAAGCCCATGTATGAGAAAGCCCGGTATTGGGCCGGAGAAGTGATCCGTTATGATAAAATAAAACACGATCTGAATCCCGATTACACGCAGGTATTTAAAAACCTTGCCGCCGATGTGGCCGATACCAAAGAATGTTTATGGGAGATTTATTTCACAGGAAACCGTTTAGACGGTCATCAGGCAGCCGGCCGGTGGGGATGTACCATGGGTATTAAAAACAACGATGTTTCTAAAAAATCGATGGGATATAGTTACGCTTTTTATTCGGTAACCCTTAATTTGTGGGATCTTTTCAACGATATCGACGCCGATGGAATTCCTGATCTCGACGATGTCACCGAAAAAAATAATCCCGATGTACGCCGAGACTGGAATATCGCTCCCTATCGGTATCAGCAACGAAACGATAATTCCACGATTTTCTGGAAACGTTACTGGTATTATAAAGGAGATATAAAATTAGATAATAACGGAAATGTCCTGATGAAAGACGATGGCGTTACACCGCAAACCTCAGGGTATGGCGAATATGTACAACGCAATGTAGGAAAATATCGCCGCGAATATGAAGTCGTAAGTCCGAGAGACAAAAATTATACTCCGATAAACTTCCCTGTTTTACGCTATTCGGATGTATTGTTAATGTATGCTGAAGCGGATAACGAAGTCGAAGGCAGCCCGAGCAACAAGGCGGTGGAATATGTAAAAAGAGTAAGAAAACGGGCCGGGCTCGAAACCAAAGACAGTTGGAGTTATGAGGAATTCAAGCGGTTGATACGGGATGAAAGAGCCCGGGAATTGTGTTTCGAAGGAGTCCGAAAATTCGACTTACTCCGTTGGGACTATTTCACCGAAGAAATGAATAACGTATATCGTTATGTTATGAACGATTCGCGTTGGGCTTCCGGAAAATCTTTCGCTGAATATTATGCGCAGAATGCAGCGTCGTCTGAACGATATAAGTGGTTGCCTATTCCGATACATGAGTTGAGTCTCAACCATTCTTTGAAACAAAACCCGGCGTGGTAATCTTTGTAAAACATAAATATAGAAAAAATGAATATACATAAATATGCCTGTGGAATCTTACTGGTCGCTTTATTATCTTCCTGTAACAAGATTTCAGAAGACGTCAGTTTCGGCGTTACACTTTCTCCGGATAATACCTATCTGGCGGGAGACGAAGTAACTTTTTTATTCGACGGTAATCCCGATTATATTACCTTTTGGTCGGGTGATTTAGGTCATGAATATAAATATCGAGACCGAACAGAATATGCTCCTGAAGATATAGAATCGTGTAAAATACGATTTACTGTAGACTCGAAATATGGTGCCAAATATCCCAAAACCCTTACATTAATGGCAACTTCCGGGTTCCCGGGACTGGCCGGAAATAATAAAGATGCAGATCACAATTTACTTACTACCTTCAATGGATGGGAAACAGTGGTAAGTCAGGAAGAGTTCCCCGCGAAAGCAGGGAATGGTAGTACTAACGTAGTGACTGAGACATATGAAAAAGACATCGATGTATCTAAATATGCGTCAGACGCTACATTCGCTTTCCGTTACCAAACTGGGCCGCTCGTTCCGAATGAATCTCAGCGTACATGGAAAATTTTCGGCTTCAGTCTCGAAACGGTTTATAAAAACGGAGTTGTTTATTCGCTTACGGCTGCCGATATGGGTTTTTCGGCATTCGATATGCTTCCTCAGGATTTAAGTCCTCAATCGGGGAATGCTTATTTCAACGGAAAAGGGATGAAAGGCACCTGGAATCTGACAGATACGAAGAATATAGAGATACAAGGTTGTGCGAAAACTCCGGCTTGGGAAAACGACGATTGGCTTATCTCGAGCAATTTGCAGTTAAATGGATGCGAACCGGATAAAAGCGAAGTAATTAAAAATATAAATGTGAGGCTCGATAGTTATTCGCACATTTATACCGTCCCGGGTACATATACGGTTACATTTATTGCCGGTAACAGTAATATTTATGGAGAAAGCAAAGTGATGAGAGAAATAACATTCGAAGTAAAATCAAAAAATTGATTTTATATTAGAATCGTAATAAGTACGATTTCCTGCAGGATGATATTTTCAAATCAACGAACATTAATATATCCGGGAGAAACAATATGAAAAAGTTATATTTTATTATTATCGTTCTTTGCCTGTTTTCAGAAATAAAAGCAGAAAGAATCGATTTCTCAGATGGAATATGCAAAGACATTGGGACGACTTCGGGTGCGAAGATTTCATTAGATAGCATTTTTACGAAAGGAAAAGGCCCTTCGCTTGCGTGGCAATGGAAAAAAGAAGAACAAAAACTCGTATTCTCTGTTCCAGAAATTCTTAACAAAGCTCTCGAAACCCGTCGGGGCGGACTTACTATGTGGATTTATAATAATACCGCACTAAAGAGTCCGTTAAAAATAAAATTTGAAGATGAAGATGGCTCTATCCCTTATTATTTCGATTTCAACCTCGATTTTTCAGGGTGGAGAGCTTGCTGGATAAGTTTTGCTAATATGCAGGGGGACCATGGCAAGAAAAAGTTGGAAAGCTGGATTATAGAGTCTCCAATCGGTATAAAAAAAGGAAATTTACTATTCAGCCGCATAGATTTCCCTCAACAAGGAGTTCATCATCAGGCGACTCCTGATTTTCAGCTACCGAAGAATAACCGGTTACCCACCCGCGAACTCTGGCACTGGTGCCGATTATACGAATGGGAAAACAATCCGTACGATATTCCTTTAATCTCGAATGTAGATAATAACGTAAAGAAAGACATCGAAACCGTAGCGGCAAGGTTGGATAAAATGCTGGTACCCCCCGGGAGAAAGGTGAATATAAATAAGGCAACGGAAATATATAAACAAGCGGGAATACATAAGGTAAAAGGAAGATGGATCGGTGCTCCGCTTTTATCGAAAGACGAGTGTGACAAAAAAGCCGGAGAACTCACTCTCAACGATGTTGAAACCATGTTATATCAGTTTGCCTGCGATTGGAAGTATAACGGAAACGAATCTTCCCGTAAAGCGTTTTTCGATGTATTCGATTATGCTATCGATCAGGGATTTGCATGGGGAAGCGGCATGGGAACCAATCATCATTATGGTTATCAGGTACGAAATATTTATAAAGCGGCCTGGATGATGCGGGACGAATTACGCGAAGCCCACGCCGAAGGTCGTGAAATAATACGTACTCTTACCTATTGGAGTGCTTTGTCTGAAACGCGTATTCCCTATGTATATGGCCGGGATGAATTGCTCGATTCTTGGAATACACTGCTTTTGCCCAAAGTAATATGCGCTATTCTTCAACCTGATTTGCCTGAGCAATTGCGTTCTATGCAGGGAATTAGCCGTTGGTTGAGCGGTTCGCTCGATTTTACTCCCGGAACGATTGGTGGTATAAAAACAGACGGGACTATGTTTCATCATGGCGGATTTTATCCCGCATACTCGATAGGTGCTATAGGTACATTGGGTGTATATCTCGAACTTACGAATAAAACGTCTTTTACCATTACCGCTAAGGCGGCTTCGCATTTGAAATTGGCTTTACAAACCATGCGAAACTATAGTAATTTACGAGATTGGGGCATCGGTATATCGGGCAGGCATCCTTTCGACGGCAGCATTTCGGAAGATGCGGTAAAAACATTCGCTTTATTGGCCGAACGAGGAATACATGCCGAAAATAAAAATGAAATCGATGAAGAGTTAGCGGCAGACTATCTTCGTTTAAAACCTCGGTCCGATTTTTATCGTAAACGTTTTGAGGAAAAGGGTATTCAAGAAGCGGTGGCTCCTTCGGGATTTTTTGTATATAATTACGGTGCCACCGGAATTTTCAGGAGAGACAATTGGATGGTTACTCTTAAGGGATATAATTCCGATGTCTGGTCTTCGGAAATATATGTATCGGATAATCGTTACGGTCGTTACCAAAGTTATGGTTCGGTGCAGATATATGCTAATGGGAATCCCGTTAGCGCAAAAGAAAGCGGTTTTGCCGAAAACGGCTGGGACTGGAATCGGTTACCCGGTACCACAACCATACATCTGCCCCTCGAAATACTTGAAAGTCCTTTAACAGGGACACTCATGGAACATTCTCCCGAGAATTTCGCGGGATCGTCTTCACTGGAGGGTATGAACGGTATTTTCGGAATGAAATTACAAGAACGAAATCGTAAGAATTTTAATCCTTCTTTTCATGCCCGTAAATCGGTTTTCTGTTTCGATAACAGAATGATCTGTCTTGCTTCCTCGATTAGTAACGATAATAAAGATTTCCCGACAGAAACTACCTTGTTTCAATTGGCACTGGAGGATAAAAACGATACAGTTTTTTATAACGGTAAGACTTGGGATATTTTTCCCTTATCAAAAGAAATAAAAAATTCTGCTGATGCATGGTTATCGGATACAAAAGGAAATGTATATTATATTCCGGCAGGACAAGATTTACATATTTCCAAATGTGAACAATATTCGAGAGATAATAAAAAGAAAAATCCTACAAAAGGTAATTTCGTTTCTGCCTGGTTATCGCACGGTTGTTCACCCCGTCATGCAGGTTATGAATATATGGTTGCTGTACAGCCATCCGGTAAAATAATACCGGGATATACGGTTTTGAGAAAAGACAGTATTGCACATATAGTACGTGACGATATTAGCGGGATAATCGGATTTGTGGTTTTCGAAACTATGAACGATTTGCAGGAAACTTCTGTCTCGGCTATTACGGGAGAAACGTTGGTGATGATGCGGGAAACAGGCAAAGAAACTTGTATTATGAGTGTATGCGATCCGTCTTTGCATCTGGAGGAAAAGACTTATACGACAGCAAAACCATCACGCCCTGTTATTAAAGAGATTTGTTTGCGGGGAAATTGGTCTTTGGCAGATATATCTCCTTTGGTTACTGTTGAATATGAAGCGGATAGAACGATTTTAAAAGTAACCTGTGCTGAAGGTCGTCCGGTAGAATTTGGTTTGATAAAAGAAATTTAAGAATAACAGAGAATACAGATTAGTAATGGGGGATGACATGTTACGATGTCATCCCCTTTTTGAATGTAGTAAATAATTTTGAAAAAAATGAGTATATCTTGAATATTTACATTAATTGTAATAGAAATAATTAGGTATAAAATAAAAAATGCATATTTTTGTAACGGAGTAATGTGTGTATTTAAGACACCAAATGTGAAAGAAATGTAATTCTTACATTATATTCGGTATATTTAATTGGTAGATTCGTCATATCATTAGCTTATAAACTAATTAATTTAATATTTAACATGAAAACAATACCAGGAAAAGTGCGATTATTGGTGATGTCTTTAATATTTTTGGGAGTAACGAATACGTTATCGGCCAAGGAAATAGAGTTAACTTCGCCCGACAAACACATACGTGTAAACGTTAAAGTAGGGGATAATATCAGTTATGATGTATCTTATGACTCGGATTTGTTGATGCAGGATTGTGTTTTGGCTCTCGATGTCAATGGTACTGTATTAGGGAAGAGTCCTAAGCTTACCGGTAATAAACGCGGGGTTATAAATGAAACGATCGATCGGGAAGTACCGACAAAAAACGCGCAAATAAAAAATCATTGTAATACTTTGTTATTGAATTTTAAAGGGGGGTATTCTGTAGAATTCAGAGCCTATAACGACGGTATAGCGTATCGTTTCATAACCAATCGGAAAGATATTTCGGAAGTAAAAGGAGAGAGGGTCGATCTAAATTTTGCAGGGAATTACTTGACTCATATATCCAAGACTCCTTCTTTTAAAACTTCATACGAATATCCCTATAGCCATGTAAAACTGGATGAATGGAAGAGCGATGACCGTATGAGTTATCTGCCTATACTTGTACAAACGGATAAAGAATATAGTATTTTAGTTTCCGAAGCCGATTTGTTCGATTATCCTTGTCTGTTTTTCAAAGGAACGGGGAGTAACGGTCTGGTATCTGCATTCCCGAAATATCCGCTCGAATTCGGAGAAGACGGTGACAGAAGTCTTTCTATCTTGAAAGAAGCCGATTACATTGCCAAAACCTCGGGAAAAAGAAAGTATCCGTGGCGTACTTTTGTTATCGGTAAAAATGATGCCGATATTGTAGGTAATGAGATGGTATATAAACTCTCTCGTCCGTGTGAACTGGAAGATATCAGTTGGATAAAACCCGGACAGGTAAGTTGGGAATGGTGGAACGGAGCTTCTCCTTATCATGTAGATTTTAAATACGGATGTAATCTCGAAACTTACAAATATTTTATCGATTTTGCTTCGGAATTCGGTATTCCTTATATTATTATGGATGAAGGATGGGCAAAATCTACCCGTGATCCTTATACTCCTAATCCCAATGTAAATTTGCCCGAACTGATTCGTTACGGAAAAGAAAAGAACGTAGGCATTGTTCTTTGGTTGACCTGGTTGACAGTAGAAAATAATTTCGACTTGTTTAAAACTTTCAGCGATTGGGGTATTGCAGGGGTTAAAATCGATTTTATGGATCGTAGCGACCAGTGGATGGTAAATTATTACGAACGTGTAGCGAAAGAAGCTGCAAAACATAAACTATTCGTTGATTTTCACGGATCGTTCAAGCCTGCTGGTATGGAACGTGCTTACCCCAATATTCTTTCTTATGAAGGGGTAAGGGGAATGGAACAAATGGGTGGCGCTACTCCCGAAAATAATATTTATCTGCCTTTTATGCGAAATGCTGTGGGTGCGATGGATTATACTCCGGGCGCAATGATAAGTATGCAGCCCGAGGTGTATTGTTCTAGACGCCCTAATTCTGCTGCTATTGGTACACGTGCCTATCAGATGGCTCTTTTCGTTGTATTTGAAAGCGGATTGCAAATGCTTGCTGATAACCCTACCAATTATTATCGCGAACGCGAATGTACCGAATATATTACCAGCGTGCCGGTTACCTGGGACGAGACACGAGTTTTACAAGCCGAGATTGGAAAATCGTTGGTCGTAGCCAAACGTAAAGGTGATAAATGGTATATCGGTGGCATTACGAATGATAAAGAAAGAGATATAAATATATCTTTAGACTTTCTGGAAGACAATCGTAAGTATAAGCTTACTTCGTTTGAAGATGGAATAAATGCCGATCGTCAGGCTCTCGATTATAAGAAAAAAGAGCAGCCGGTAAACAAAAGTACGACCCTTATCTTACATATGGTACGTAACGGTGGTTGGACAGGCGTTATAGAATAAACGCTATTGAAAAATCCCGGTAATGTATGACATATAAATTTACATGACCGGGATTTTTTTGTATAACGGAGTATTTATGGCTGTTGCCGATCTGATTTTAATATATTATGGTAATATTAAATATAAATATATAGAGTTATGACAACACGACGAGATTTTCTGAAAAAGGGAGGGCTTGCATTGGCCGCTTTAGCTGCTTCGGGCAGCATACCTGTTTCGGCATTTGCAGCCGGCAACGGTAAAGGAACTGCCGATTATGTATCGAAACGACCGGAACTTGCAAATCGTAAATTTACTTCTAAGTCTGTTGAAGAGACGATTGCACGGGTAAAAAAACAGATAAAAGATCCGAAATTGGCCTGGATGTTCGAGAATTGTTTTCCGAATACGCTGGATACAACAATAGAATCATTTAAAATGAATGGAGAGCGTCCCGATACATTTGTCATAACTGGTGATATACATGCTATGTGGCTACGGGATTCGGGCGCCCAGGTATGGCCTTATTTGCCTTTATGTAAAAATGATGAGCCGTTGCGGTTATTAATTGCCGGAGTAATCAATCGTCAAACCTGGTGTATCTTGCAGGACCCTTATGCAAATGCTTTTGGACAAACTGAAAAAAGCAGTAGCTGGGAGTCGGATATGACTGAAATGAAACCTTACGTTTATGAACGTAAGTGGGAGATCGATTCGTTGTGCTATCCGGTTCGTTTGGCTTATAATTACTGGAGAACGACGGGTGACACTTCTGTTTTCGATAAAAACTGGACGAATGCTATGGAGTCGGTATATAAAACATTCCGGGATCAGCAACGTAAAGACGGTCGTGGATCGTATAATTTTCAGCGAAAAACCGAACGTCAATTAGATACGTTATCTAATGGAGGATGGGGGAATCCTGTAAGTCCTGTCGGGCTTATCGTTTCTTCTTTCCGGCCTTCGGATGACGCTACGACTTTCGGCTTCCTGATTCCTTCGAATGTATTTGCAGTGGCGTCATTACGTCAAATTGCCGAAATTTGTACTGAAGTAACCGGAAATACCCAACTTGCAGCCGACTGTAAGGCATTGGCCGATGAGGTGCAGACTGCTATAAATAAATACGGTATTGTGCGCCATCCTAAATACGGAAAAGTATATGCTTTTGAGGTAGATGGTTACGGAAATGCTTATTTTATGGATGATGCCAATATCCCGAGCCTTTTGGCAATGCCTTATCTGACAAATATGTCGGTAAACGATCCCGTTTATCGCAATACCCGTAAACTGGTATGGAGTCTCGATAATCCGTATTTTTTTAAAGGAAGCAAAGGCGAAGGCATAGGCGGTCCTCATCAGGGTTATGATATGATATGGCCGATGAGTATTATTATGAAAGCGGAAACCAGTACCGATAATAACGAGATACGTAACTGTTTGAGAATGTTACGTGATACCGATGATAATACCGGATTTATGCACGAGACATTCAATAAAGACAATACGCATAATTTTACAAGACATTGGTTTGCGTGGGCTAATACTCTTTTTGGAGAATTGATACTGCGATTGGTAAACGAAAATAAAAGTTCATTATTAAATAATTTATAAAGAAATGAAATTCAAACATTATGCTAAACATCTCGCAATAGGTATCGGCGCCTTGTTGTGGCTAACCTCTTGCGGGAGTGATAAATATTATACTCCTGCACAGGTGAATGACTTGCGCGCTCCGGCCTATCCGTTGATAACGATCGATCCATATACCTCGGCATGGTCGATGGCGGATAATTTATACGATTTACCGGTAAAACATTGGACCGGACACGATTTTCCTATGTTGGGAATTATTAAAGTGGATGGTGAATGCTATCGTTTTATGGGTAACGAAAAGGCTGTGATGAAGCAAGTGGTAAATACGGCCGATAAAGCTCCTTGGAAAGGGAATTATACTTTTGAAAAACCGGCGTCGGAATGGATGAATCCAGATTTTAACGATTCTGCTTGGAAAAAAGGAACCGGAGCTTTCGGAACTCCGGCTAAAACGGTAAAAACCGATTGGCCCGGTACTGATATTTGGGTACGCCGTACAATAGAAATAGAACCAGAATTATTGACGAAAGATTTAATCCTGGAATATTCTCATGACGATAATCTCGAATTGTATATTAACGGTAAAGAGGTTGTTAATACGGGAAATGCCTGTGCCATGAAACAGATGAAACCTTTAACCGGTGAGTTGAAGGCTTTATTGAAACCGGGTAAAAATATAATTGCGGCGCATTGTAAAAATCCGGTAGGAGGTGCTTATCTTGATTTCGGTATTTGGGAAAAGCCTGAGTTTACTCCGGTATTTCCAATGGCTGCGAAACAGGTTTCGGCAAATGTAATGCCTACTCAGACTTATTATGCCTTCGAATGCGGAGGGGTTTTGCTGGATGTGATTTTTACTTCTCCGCTGTTGATGGATGATCTCGATTTGCTTTCGCGTCCTGTAAATTATATTACATATCAGGTAAAGTCGGTCGACGGGAAATCCCATGATGTAGCTGTATATTTCGATGCTACACCTCAATGGGCGCAAGATCGTATTTATCAACCGGTAACTTCTTCAATGGAACCTGACGAGAAGCTGTTCGTTTTGAAAACCGGAACGAAAGAACAAGATGTGCTGGGACAGAAAGGGGATGATGTACGTATCGACTGGGGATATTTTTACCTTTCCGGAGAAAAGAAGCAAAATCGTACGGCGCAAATCGGTCGGGCTGCGGTTGTACAAGAAGCTTTTGTTAAGAACAGTGCACTCGATAATAGTGCTGATGAAACACTAACGGGAGATATTTCTGAAGAAATGGAGGTATTGGCTATATCCGATAATTTGCAAAAGGTAGGAGAAAAACCGGTTTGTGGTTATATCATGGTTGGTTATGATGACAGATATTCTATACAGTATTTCGGTGAGAACTTGTTGCCTTATTGGAATCGTAAAGGCGATAAAACAATAATGGGCGAGCTTTCTTCCGCGGCACAGGATTATACTCCGGTTATGGATAAATGTGCAGCCTTTGATAAAGATTTGATGAAACGGGCTTCAGAAGTTGGTGGTGAAAAATATGCCGATCTCTGTGCCTTAGTTTATCGTCAGGCTATATCGGCGCATAAGCTGGTAGAAGATAAGAAAGGGGAATTACTTTTCTTATCGAAAGAGAATTTTAGTAACGGTTCGATCGGTACGGTAGATATTTCGTATCCTTCTATTCCTTTATTCCTCGTTTATAATACCGATTTGGCAAAGGGATTGATGAATCATATTTTCTATTACAGTGAAAGTGGTAAATGGAATAAGCCTTTTGCCGCGCATGATGTGGGTACGTATCCTATGGCTAACGGACAGACCTATGGCGGAGACATGCCGGTGGAAGAAAGTGGTAATATGCTGATAATGACTACGGCTGTTACCCTTATCGATGGAAATACGGATTATGCAGAAAAGCATTGGG contains these protein-coding regions:
- a CDS encoding glutaminase family protein; this encodes MKFKHYAKHLAIGIGALLWLTSCGSDKYYTPAQVNDLRAPAYPLITIDPYTSAWSMADNLYDLPVKHWTGHDFPMLGIIKVDGECYRFMGNEKAVMKQVVNTADKAPWKGNYTFEKPASEWMNPDFNDSAWKKGTGAFGTPAKTVKTDWPGTDIWVRRTIEIEPELLTKDLILEYSHDDNLELYINGKEVVNTGNACAMKQMKPLTGELKALLKPGKNIIAAHCKNPVGGAYLDFGIWEKPEFTPVFPMAAKQVSANVMPTQTYYAFECGGVLLDVIFTSPLLMDDLDLLSRPVNYITYQVKSVDGKSHDVAVYFDATPQWAQDRIYQPVTSSMEPDEKLFVLKTGTKEQDVLGQKGDDVRIDWGYFYLSGEKKQNRTAQIGRAAVVQEAFVKNSALDNSADETLTGDISEEMEVLAISDNLQKVGEKPVCGYIMVGYDDRYSIQYFGENLLPYWNRKGDKTIMGELSSAAQDYTPVMDKCAAFDKDLMKRASEVGGEKYADLCALVYRQAISAHKLVEDKKGELLFLSKENFSNGSIGTVDISYPSIPLFLVYNTDLAKGLMNHIFYYSESGKWNKPFAAHDVGTYPMANGQTYGGDMPVEESGNMLIMTTAVTLIDGNTDYAEKHWDVLTTWANYLLENGLDPENQLCTDDFAGHFAHNVNLSVKAIVGISGYAKMADLMGKKEISEKYMTAAKEMARKWEEMANDGDHYRLTFDKPNTWSQKYNMVWDKLFETGLFPEYIYKKELAYYLSKQNKYGLPLDNRRDYTKSDWILWTATMAEEADTFNALVDPVWLYANETTSRVPISDWHETILGTQHGFQARSVVGGYYMPILKEKMLKK